The following is a genomic window from Haloterrigena salifodinae.
AGTCTTCCTGTTCGACCGTGAGAGCGGACAGTTCATACCGAGAGAACAGGAAGACTGCAAACCCTAATATCCCAACGCTCGGGATTCCTCCGCTTTCAGCCGGAGGCCAATATGAAATCCACAAATATTCGAGTATCACTATACATCAGCTTCAATATGGTTACAAAAACCCAAGTACCCCATATAGTGGGTTATTCTCAATGCTCGAAAGAATAGGTTCCCGGCACTGTCTAGTTTAGCACCTCCGCTGACGTTTGTCTGTTGAGTGATTGGTGCGGTCGTTGTGTGTTATAATAGTGTACAAACTGTTCAAGTCATTCCCTGACGCTCGCCTGACTTCCCACCCACGAATTATGGAAGCGGTCAACTCGCATTTTGAAGGTGTGAAACCACTTTTTAATCAATTTCGATCAGCGTAGTCGAGCTGACCGCTCAATCCTAACCGAGAGAGGGCAGTCAGATATCCATAGCTATCGACGAGAAACACGGTATCGGAGAGATCGTGTTTCTCGGTCAATCGATGCAGGAATGTAGCGGCCGGATCGGTGCCTCGTCGTCCAAACACTGCGACATCGAGAACGAGTCTAGAGTCCACGTCTATTGCAGCGTATACCCAAGACCAGTCGCCGTTGATCTTGACAGCGGCTCATCAACAGCGACCCGCGACGGCTGCGCCGTCGGCGGGTCTGATACGCTGTCAGCCAGCCGATGTACCCAGTGCCAGATTGCCTGATGAGAGCGTTCAATGCCTATCAGGCGAAGAATTGCTTGTGTCTCTCGGAGCGAACATCCGGTCGCGTGGAGGCGGACGGCGAACACTCTGACGGGCGTCCTCAGAACGCTCCGCGTTCTAATGGGCCGCACAAGAGCTACCCTCTTGTGAACGTCGCCGTCCGCTCACGCTCCCAAGATTCATCAAATTCCGCCGCGTAGCATTCGCTGAGCAGGTCCGCGAGCGGCATAGCCAACCTAGCTCTACGACCTACTCGCTTCTCAAACCGCGCTAACTAGACGATGCCGCTCGGGACGATGCCAAGAACGACCTCGGTGAGCGAGGGGGGTACCTGGGACTCAGCTTCACCGCCGGTAAACTCGACGCCACGGCCGGGTTGAAGGGCGTTCGCGACGGCAAGTCCGATGGTGCCTGCGATGGTAGTCGTTACTGCGTAGAGGCCGACGGTCGCTCCTCCTATCTTGCCAAGTCGAGCTGGCGACAGCTGGCGGATTCCAGTCAGCAGCGTGAAGACGATGATCGGAATCACCAGCAAGTTGAGCAGCCGCAAGAATAGGTCTCCGAGCGATTCGACGACCGTCATCTGCTCACCGAATGCGATCCCCGCTGCGGATCCGAGAAGGAACGTGAGTGTGATGCGATAGATCAATGGCACCGACCGGTACCGCTGCCATACTGGACCAACCGTTGAGTACATGTGCGCTATCAGGGATTCTCTATTTAAACAGCTAACCTTATCGCTCGTATTTGAAGCAGCCTATGACAGCTGTTCGTCCGTAGAAATGGGGACGGACTGCCTCACAACGGATGATTCGGTCGCTGTAGGTGTCGGCGTTCGTCTCGCGGCGGCCGACTGCATTGATCAACGCCGGCGTGATCGTGTATTCACCATCGCTCGAACCAGTCGCCACGGTCAGATCGATATCGCGGGCGACGTACTGCCGAGGCTGCTCGTTAAGTGCCGACCAACTTGGTATCCGATACGCGTTGCGAGTGATCATCTGGCGATATCTCGCTTCAGGAACTGAGTCGTCTTTGCGTCTAGCGACGCTGTTGTTACATCAGGTGTTCACATGGATTTCGGCAGCGGGCTTCAGTCGAGCCCCCGACCCCCTCCTGGGAGCGACAAACCATCTCAAGCGAACCTCCAGTTCAACTTGCAGTTTATGAGTAGACAGTGGTCTGTGTTCTTTATCCAGAACCTTCTCTGAATAGAATCGCCCGATTCGGTAACTACACCTGTACGCGTCACGGGAAAATCAACCATGATCAGTCAAGTTGCACCGCCTGTTCGGTCGGGGACTCCGCAAGCTGGGTCGTCTGATCCAACTCGCTCGAGCGGTAGATTGCGTCAATCACACGCTGGACGGTCAAGGCCTCCTCCACCGTGTTCGTCTCCGGGACACCTGCCGTCGCGATCGCCTCAAGAAACCGTTCATCTTGCTCGCTATAGCCAGTCATAGTAGAGTCTCCGCTTAGATTGACATCAGCGTAATGATCACAACCGGCCGTTCCAGCTTCGAGAATCTGCAGATCCGTATCGCCGATGGTGAACTGGGCCCCTGACTGCGTGCCGCGGACGCGGAAGTCCATATTCTCCTCGCGGTTGGTTGCCCAGGCGGCCTCGAGCGAGATGGTCTGCCCGTCGGCACAGCGAATAAAGGCGCTGACGGAGTCGTCGACCTCGTAGGTCTCGGCCTCGGCGTCCCAGTTGTCACCGAAGCCCTCAGGGTCGGCGTACTCCGCGTCGGTACCGAACGTCGTCCGGGTGACGCCGCTCACTTCGACGATCTCAGGGAAGTCAAGCGCGTAGAGCGCAAGATCGAGCGCGTGGACCCCGATATCGAGCAGGGCCCCGCCGCCGGCGAGTTCGGGACTGGTGAACCATGACCCTGGCCCGGGGACACCGCGCCGGCGCACGTAGTTGGCTTCAACGTGGGTGAGATCACCAAAGCGGCCGCGCGCGTGCTGTTCGTCGAACATGGCCATCGACGCGGCATGGCGATTATGAAAGCCGACCATACAGACGCTGTTTGCCCGGGCTGCTGTCTCAGCAATCCTCTCCGCACTTTCCAGCGTGTGTGCAAGTGGTTTCTCAATGAGAACGTCACACCCTGCATCAAGGGCTGCGACGGCGATCGGTTCGTGAAACCGGTTGGGCGTCGCCACAATGACGGCATCAACCGCCTCGTCCACGACGAGTTCCTCATGAGTCTCATACGTCCGTGCACCGAACTCGTCAGCGAATTGTTCGCGTTGTTCCGAGACAAGGTCTGCGCCAGCGACGATAGTAGCGCCGAGTTCCTGTACGCTTCGAGCATGGAGATTGCCCATACCGCCGAGGCCGACGATTCCGATCCCAATCCCCTCGCCGATCATGGCCACACCTCAGATTCCGTAGCACCAGCAATGGAAGCGCACTGAAAAACAAGCCATTTCGACAGTATTTGTCCCCACTCCTGTTCCAGGGAGAACGCGATCAGCGATCGAAAGAAGGGTAGTGGTTGGTTTACCATACTCACTACTAAGCACGACGTGCTTGTGAGTTAGCCCGGTCAGTGTCTCCGGGTTTTAAATGGTACCCTATTCCGACGACGAGTGATACCTGCAGACTCTGTACTGAACGATCACCACTTTCACACATAGAGCCGAATCCCGTTACAGAGGTTGTCGCTCTGAACGCGTCGAAAGAGTGTACACGCCTGTTCTC
Proteins encoded in this region:
- a CDS encoding Gfo/Idh/MocA family protein; this translates as MIGEGIGIGIVGLGGMGNLHARSVQELGATIVAGADLVSEQREQFADEFGARTYETHEELVVDEAVDAVIVATPNRFHEPIAVAALDAGCDVLIEKPLAHTLESAERIAETAARANSVCMVGFHNRHAASMAMFDEQHARGRFGDLTHVEANYVRRRGVPGPGSWFTSPELAGGGALLDIGVHALDLALYALDFPEIVEVSGVTRTTFGTDAEYADPEGFGDNWDAEAETYEVDDSVSAFIRCADGQTISLEAAWATNREENMDFRVRGTQSGAQFTIGDTDLQILEAGTAGCDHYADVNLSGDSTMTGYSEQDERFLEAIATAGVPETNTVEEALTVQRVIDAIYRSSELDQTTQLAESPTEQAVQLD